In Lolium rigidum isolate FL_2022 chromosome 3, APGP_CSIRO_Lrig_0.1, whole genome shotgun sequence, the genomic window ATTTGGAGTTGTGGCACAGAACTGTTCGATCTTTTCAAACTGGTGGACTCTGAAGATACCAGCTGTGTCTCTTCCATGTGAACCAGCTTCTTTTCGGAAGCAAGTGGAGAACCCAGCATATCTAAATGGGCAAAGTCAATTATCAGATTTACTAGTGCGTACCGACTAAAGACAACCTAGCGAAAGTTAGGTACTTTGCTCACCTAATCGGTAAATCAGCTGGATAAATTCGATCACCTAGATGGTAAGCACATAGCGGTTGCTCGGATGTGGCTATGAGATACTTATCCTCTCCATCACCTGTTACCTGCCAAATGCAACTAATGGTCATGAACATACTATTACATAAGTTGGATCAAATAATACTGTTCAAACGTCATTAGTTCAAATCAACACTGATCATCAGGAACCAGTGTACATAATCAGATATGATCAAGTGTTGCTTCAAATACTGAAATTGGAAGAATACTTAATCTGAAAACCATTACTGATCCGTCTAACAGAATGTTAATTTTAATAAAACTGGGTGATGCTTACTGCAAAGGTGTGAACATACGGCGGCTCAGTATGGAAACGGGTCGACCCAGACCTGGCCTTGGACCTGGCCCCTGTGGCCCTAGGGCCAATTTTAGAGGCCACGGGCCGACCCATATAATAATAGGCAGTGGCCCTGTTGACCCGTTGGGTATTTTGGGTCGAtccaaatttatctaaattttatCAGTGTAAGAATTCATAGTCCTAAACATACTAGATTGGCTGCTCCAAGTGCTATTTCTATGTATGTATATTGTGAAAATCAAAATACGGTACCAATAAAGATAATCAAAAAACGTATAATGCTAGGCAGTCAACAACGTCTACCATGAGTGTCTTTGTGCAAGCAACAAGTCGCCAAAAGAAATAATGTGTTCGCCGCAATTTATACATACTTGACTTAGCTAGCAGAATCAATCAATCTGCTTGTTTGCTGTTCTTTAAGTGCGCGTATTGCCGAAATAAATTGAGCCAGGAAGCCAGCTTTGCTGCGTTTCGCCAGAAAATACATGAGGGCGAGTTACACATAAGCAGGATCGGAGGCACCAACACCCGCACGACAGAGATCGGCGAGGACGGTCATTAGCATGTAGCTGCCGTGAGATACGATGTGGGCCAGCCTTGCTGACCCATCGGGCCACTCGGTGCCAGCCCTACTGACCCAAATTATATTTAAGGCCGACCCACCCGACCCATTGGCCTCGACATTTTGGGCCGGGTCAGCGACCTGGTGGGCCGACCTGCCCCGTTCCCATCCTGAACAACGGCAAACTGACAACAAGAGAGAATATGCCCATAAACCGAGAAAGTGTTGGAAAACATGGTCTAATATTTCAGTACACAAACAAATGAAAGTACAGTTGCTTAATAACATCACAGTAGGCAAGACGGGCACTTCTTTGGACTTACCTTGTAGAGCTCCTCATCAAATTGGGCCAACTGGGCACATTTTCCCATAATTTCCTTTCTCATGAAAAACGGAGTTTGCATTGGTGTGAAACCTCGTATTCTGAGGAATGTTAGCCCAAAGTTTATTAATGCCTGGTTCAGGAGGACACCATCGCCCTTCAAGAAGTAACCTCTTCCACCAGCAACATCGGCACCTGCAAACATTGAGTGGGCAGCTCTATCAATTATCAAGGAGGAAAAAAACAGAGGCAGCAAAGACTGTAGATCAAGAAAAAGCAGTACCCACTTGGATATATAAAAACAAACACAAGAGTATGAACAATTCACATTTTAAATAGGTGTATCTTTCCTCTGGCTCCCTTGCATTTTATACATGTTGATTTTTCAATGTAAGCAGCTTTCTTGAACTGCAAGCGAGATTTTTCTTATGACTAGCAAAATATCCTAGCGCTGCTATGGGTCTAAATCATGTGGCACATCAATCTCCATAAAATCGATGGAACATAAGTGAGTTTTTTTCTTATGAAGAGCAGTCTCTCAATATGGCAGCTTGCCCTACTGCATATCGACACTACTGTCTTTAAGTCTCAAACTCATATACCCAGGGTCAAAGACTTCGCAGGGCAACAAAATTCTTTCTGAATTGCTTAACTGCTGAAGTGCTGAGAGCTAATATAAGGTGGTACACAGATCATCGTCCTCAACTCCAATATCTATAGGAGTAAAGATTAAAGATAATAGAGCAAACAAGATCTGACCTACCACATTCTGAGAACAAAAGATTAATTGGATAATTGTTTGACCAACTTGCCAAGACAACGAACTCAGTAGCACTAGTTGAAATCAAAAATAGTTGGGGCTACAACAGTGCTAGTTGAAACCAGAGATTCCAGTCAAATACATAGAACACTACTCCTTATAGTCAAACTGTCTAACATAAGACATTTTGCCAAATCAGCTTTAAAGCAGAGCATGGACCAGCACTGTGTGCACAGACGATAGACCCGTAAAAAATTTAGCCGTGCTGATTATTAAAAATTAATCAAAGACAACCTATATTTGCAGGTAAGCTATTGCTAGTTTTCTATTCTCCTAATGTTCGGAACAAATGTTTGTTATGTTAGAGAGGCGGAACAAAATCACAGAAGGCCATTCTAGAATGCCAACCAGCACAGCAAATGAAACAATTTATCATGAGAAAAGTCGGTAGGTAAAGGAAAATGCATTTGAACTTTGAATCAAACTTGAATCAAGCATAATGAGAAAACAATATTTAGCCACAGAGGATTGTTTTCGAGCATATATACCCTTCTCCAAAGCAACAATGTCAAGCATTAAGCAAAGATCCACATGATTCTTCAAGTTCCCCTCTTGTCTCTTCTCTCCCCAAGTCCGCACAATAGCATTGTTTGCCTGTGAGAAGGAACTATTAGACCACTTGAGATGGCTTTGTATCAGCTCTGTGAAGAAGAGATCAACAACACGCTCTACATTTAGATTAACTGGACCTAGTCATCCAGAATAGACATACAAGCAAATTCAACCTAACTAATACATAATGCAGTGATGCTTCGGTACTAGTATGGTGTCCTGAGTTGCAGTAGAAACCCCGGCAGCAGAAACAGGAGAGTGGGAACTAGGCTAAAATGGAGCTAGCAGTTCCAAAAAGTTACTACAAGTACCCAATCTTTCACAAAGCTACCAATCAAACCAATAATATTCTCTTGGTTTATCTGTACAACCATGAAATGTAAGGTTTGCGCTTTCAACGCACCTCGTCGTCGCTGACGGGCACAGAGTCATGGACGATGTTGCCAATGGTGACGAGCTTGGCATCGAGGGTGGTCTTGGCCTCCTGCACCTCCGCCTCCTTGGCGGCCAGCCTGGTCTTGATCTCCTCCGTGCTCTGTATGAACTCCGCCGCATCGAGCTTTTTCTGCAAAGCGACATGCCCAGACGGTCGGTCAACATACCAATAATCCATAGCATCCCGAGGATACAAGACTAGGAGCAAATCGACGAGGCGAACTTACGGCCTTGAGCTTGCCGATCTCCTTGCTGGTCTTGTTGAGCTCCTGCCGGATCTTGTCGAGGTCGAACTGCGCTGCGGAGAGGATAATCGCGGGAGCGTCAGGGCCGCGGATCCGGGAAGGgttgggagaggggagaggggggagAGGAGGTCTTACTCTTGCGCCAGGCCTCGTCGAGGGCGATGACCTCGTCGACGAGCTCGACGGGCTTGCCGCGGCGGCGCTGCGAGTTGCGGACGAGCTCGGGGTCGCCGCCCCTGTCCGTGCGGAAGAGGTTGATGTCCAGCATcttggcgcgcggcggcggataGGGgttgggacggcggcggcggagaggaaaAAAGGGTTCTTGGGAGTGACGATGGAGGGAGGGAGCCTTTCTCTTGTTTTTTTTCGTTTGTTTAGGAGAGGAGGCGAGGGTTTTTATGTAAAAGTTGACGGGCGGGCTACGTTTTTTTTTTCACGAGGGAAACGGGAGGCCCAAGTAAGTGATGGATGACCAGTCCAGGCAAGGACAAGATTGCTCATTGAGCAAACCGATCTGTGCTCCCTATTTATCGTCCGCACGGTCTTGAAAAAAAAACATTATGGCCTGCACGCCTGCACGGGATGGAATGGAATGCGTCCGGTATTTTCCCCAGGTTTTTTTTTCTGCTTTCATTTTTTCTTTAAAAAGCTCaacatttttttaaatttgaacaattttaaaatttataCTATTTTCAGATTTCAGTAATTTTAATATTTTACATTTaaaaattttgaacaattttcatatcTATATATTTTTAATATGAATGATTTTTTCCTTAAAACATAAACTTTTACAAGTATGAGTTCTGTTAAATCTGAATGTTTTCAAATCTACAAGTCTtttcaaagaaaaaataaaattagaaaTAAAATACTCCCTACGGTCCATGATAAGTATCAGAgctttattttaaatttgaactgaAGACCAGCTATTATGAATCGGAGgaggcaaaagaaaaagaaaaaaatacaaaagGTGTTACAGGGTCCGCCTAACAGGGGCGTGTGCACGAACAGAGCTAGTTTCGCTCCCACATGGGAGCGGTGAATAGGGGATCTGGTGCCGCAAGCCACATTGACAATGCATTGGGAGTGGCCCTACTTGACAATTAGGTCCAAACACACCTACTATGAATTATGAGTATTTACCTCATGAAAATAAATACTCACCAAATATTGGTTGTGAAATGATGTTTTCTCCCCTTACATATACCAGACTCCATGTTCACCGGACTATAAACAACAAGATTCATGGTTCATCTCGGCATTTCATTCCATGCATGCCCATTGGATTATATAGCAAAGTTCCTCTTTCACTCTAGTTTATGTGTATTTCGTGTGCTAACGCTTTAGTTCATCTGTTAGTACCACTAGCTTATTAATAAAGGAATTGGTGTTCACATGAACAAAGATCATGGTGAGGATGAGGGCAACACCAAAGAGATTTAAAGAAAAAGCGGGAGTGGGAGGCATCGGGAGCGGTATCATAACCAGCAGAGATGAAAAGAGTACCTGAACGATGATTGTTTTAGTGCTGAACTTTTAGCACTAATGTTGTCCGTAGAACATGTAGTGGTTGCTCATTTTGTGTCGTACCCGACCGTGTTAAGTTATTCGGCTTGTACGAGTAGATAGATCTTCCACAGGATCAGCTACCTCTTTGTTTGTTTTTTTGGTAGTTCACAAGAAAACATAACTCTTGTTGTAGACTCGTGTAAGAAGAACATGTAGCAAAGTACATAATCCGAACCATGTCCTTTTTACTTTTCCCTCAAGAAATATACACTTGACATTTGTATATTTTCACAAGCGAGTGCTTCACTTGTAGGCCTCTTCAAGGCCATTCGTCATGCTTTATACTAAATAAACTTCAACCGACTAATCTGGTAAGAAGTGAGAGAAGAAACCCATACAAGCATGTCAAGAAGTAAGAGCGGAAGGCTAGAACAACCAGCTCAACACTGAACATGAAAGGAAGTGGACACCACACCTAGCCAGGGCTAAGCCAAAAAAATCCGGAGCCCCGTGCGAAACTCTGAAATTAAACAATAGGAACATGCTTTGAAATTGATAAGATTGAAGATTAAAAAGGATAGGGCGGCGCTTGTTCCTATCAGCTGAATTTAGACAGGTAATGAATTGGGATGACGAACTCACCTCATCCCTGCATGTGTCGTCCTAGTTCGGTTGTCGGTTGAATGGTTGCACTACAAGTCTACGATCGATCCTGCCTCGTGCCCCTATGTTGACCGGGACTAGAGGATAGGATCATGGTAAGAGAATCAACAAAATTAGATTCGGCGTTATGCCGATCGGCCcaaaagaaggagaaaaaaaaagaaccgCCTCTCACCTAGCGGCGTGAGTCTCGAGGATTCGAGGGAGCGAGTAACGAGCGAAGCTGGGACGGTGTTTGCGGCACAATCGATCGATTGCATTGATGACACATGGGTACAGATGGGTGCTCATATTCATCGCTCCAAGGCGGGAGCGAGTACGCATCGCCCTCGGGCATGccaagttgggccagcccaggtAAAGGGCTTCTCTGTATAATTCTCCTTTCTCTATTATTTTCAAAAATAGTTATAGATTTGAAAACATTGTAGGTTTTAaaagttttaaatttgaaaattgttcaaaattggaAAATGTTCAAAGTTGAAAACTGAGAAATATTCAAAATTTGAGAAATGTTGACAGTTCAAAAATGTACAAAATTGAAAATCATCCAAAATTTTGaacatttaaatttaaaaaaaataaaaaatgctcaaactaaaaaacatatttttaaaaaCCTTAAgaatcactggtagaaaaacaggcttccgggaagccccataagtcgcgaaggtaaaggaaccgcgactaatggggtctttagtcgcggttcgtgtggcgaaccgcgaccaaaggctccgggcccgtggcgcacggtggccagccggtgcacgtggggggtagtcgcggttggccagtgccaaccgcgactaaaggtgcccgaaggcctttagtcgcggttggccaggccaaccgggactaaagcccctcccctatatatacccatccagccatttggagccattctcttcacaaacttcacaagtgagtgttaggtttgcttttggttcctcttatgcacataaggtgtttgatgaaatgccccaagagcatgaaacaaacatgatatgaagtgttggagccacacttgagctttctcatttattttttcctcctcgatcgcggttagcaacttgaacctttgatgtgtcgtcattgatacaatatgcatgtgtgtgtagttcattgtttaatttatattgtttgtagctagttagtttaacaaatgcatgatggttaattatatattttatattataataatgcagatgaatcggcaatggatgtacggtaaccgactctccggcgagttcaagtacgggtttgaaagatttcctcgtagtggctaatgcgaacaagcagggggttttgttatctcgtccatgtgttaaccgtaagaatcgtaagggttactcttcctcaagagatgttcacatgcacctgcttcggcacggtttcatgccaagctataattgttggaccaagcatggagaaagaggggttataatggaagaagatgaagaaggggatgatttcatcgatgaaagctatcttgctcatttcggtgatactttcatggaggatgctgaaggtgaaggggaaggtgaaggggaaggtgaaggggaaggtgaaggggaaggtgaaggggaaggtgaagaagaggcacgtgatgatcccgttgatgatcttggtcggaccattgctgatgcacggagacgctgcgaaactgaaaaggagagggagaatttggatcgcatgttagaggatcacaggaaggcgttgtaccccggatgcgatgatggtccgaaaaagctgggctgcacactggatttgctgaaatggaaggcacaggcaggtgtagccgactcggcatttgaaaacttgccgaaaatgttgaagaatatgtttccaaagaataacgagttgcccgccgatacgtacgaagcaaagaaggttgtctcgccctctaggtttagaggttcgaagatacatgcatgcatcaacgatcgcatcctctaccgcggtgaatacgagaatttgaatgaatgcccggtatgcactcgcattgcgttataagatcgaggcgatgaccccggtgacgatgttgagggccgtaaacccgggaagagggttcccgccaaggtgatgtggtatgctcctataataccacggttgaaacgtccgttcgggaacaaagagcatgccaagttgttgcgatggcacaaagaggaccgtaagtcggacggggagttgagacaccccgcggatggaacgcaatggagaaagatcgacagagagttcaaagattttgcagccgacgcaaggaacataagatttggtctaagtacggatggcatgaatccttttggcgagcgagctccagccatagcacccggcccgtgactctatgcatctacaaccttcctccttggttgtgcatgaagcggaagttcattatgatgccgtgctcatccaaggtccgaagcaacccgagcaacgacatcgatgtgtacctaaggccattagttgatgagcttttacagactgtggggcagacctggtgtccgtgtgtgggatgagcacaaagaagaggaatttgacctacgagcgttgcttttcgtaaccatcaacgattggcctcgctcttagtaacctttcgggacctgtcaaataagggagacaatgcatgcacgcaccgcttacatgagaccgaaagtgtacatttgccaaattgtaagaagaacgtgtaccttgggcatcgtcgatttcttccgaaaggtcatccaagtaagaaagaaaggcaagcattacaacggcaaggcagatcaccggccgaagcctgcggaacacactcggtgccgaggtatttgatatggtcaaggatttgaaagtcatctttggaaagggtcctggcggacaatcggttccgaagggagccgacgggcacgcagccatgtggaagaagaaatctatattccgggagctagaatattggaaagtcctagaagtccgctctgcaatcgacgtgatgcacattacgaagaatatttgcgtgaacctcctaagcttcttgggcgtgtatgggaagtcaaatgatacaaaggaagcacggcaggactagcaaattttgaaagaccctgatgaccggcatccggaacggtttcaaggtcgtgccgcctacgctctcaccaaagaagagaaggtcatcttttttgaatgcccgagcaagtatgaaggtcccgtccggattctcgtccaatataaagggaataataaacatggcggagaaaaagttccaaaacccgaagtctcacgaccgccacgtgattatgacgcaattgcttccgattgctttgaggggctcctaccggaaaatgttcgagtagccattgtgaagctatgtgcattcctcaatgcaatctctcggaaggtaatcaatccgaagttctaccacggttacggaacgatgtgatccaatgtcttgacagtttcaagttggtgttcccgccatccttcttcaatattatgacgcacctcccggttcacctagtcgatgagatttccattctcggtcccgtatttctacacaatatgttccccttcgagaggttcatgggaatattaaagaaatatgttcgtaaccgtgctaggccgtgaaggaagcatcgccaagggctatggaaatgaggaggtaattgagttttgtgttgactttgttcccgaccttaagccgattggtcttcctcgatcgcggcacgaggggagactaagtggaaaaggcacgatcggaaggaaatcaacgatatgtatggacggccattctccgaccgatgcacaccacacagcttccgaccaattccagcttggtggctccgtactttgagaaacacaagaatattttacgctcggacaaccccgggaagcctcgaatcctggattaggaaggcccacatggagactttcggcggttggttgagaaaacatttaatgagtgacgaacatgttgtagatcagcctgtacatgttggccaagacaccatcttcgactataacgactttccaagggtacgagataaatgggaatacattttacacgatcgcccaagataaaaagagcaccaaccaaaacaagtggtgtccactTTGATGCaagaaccgagaatgggcaaaaggtcacatattatggttacatagaggagatatgggaacttgactatggaccctcctttagggtccctttgttccggtgcaaatggttcaagctaacaggaggtggggtaaaggtggaccagcaatacggaatgacaatggtggatttcaacaatcttggttaccttgacgaaccattcgtcctagcgaaagatgtcgctcgggttttctatgtgaaggacatgagtagcaaaccgaggaaacggaaagataagaaaacgatcgagtacatcatgcgatgattcaaagcgccacattgttctttcagggaaaagaaacatcgtgggagtggaggacaagacggacatgtcagaagattataatatgtttgctgaaattccgcccttcaaagtgaacaccgacccaagcattaagttaaatgattaggatgctccatggatacggcacaatcgtaagcaagcagggacacaaggaaagaaatgatgtgtaataatttattgtaccaaactttgttgaatggatcatgtgaattatattacccgtgatgtgtttggtgtccattttcgaatgattcaattgactcgagatagcaccgatgatacatgaaatttggagtgactaagtcatactcctcgcatacatgaaatttggagtgatttagtcatactcccgcctaggcgtgtaatatgcatactcgtagtcttcatagccgccgtagttgtaccggtagtcgtcgccttctaagttgccgccgtcgtcgtcgcctgccgtcgtcgccgtcgtcgggcggcactcgtggctcgaaccgagggtagcgcgaggcggggatatcgccggccgtgatgtagtccatgacgctcccgcgagtccggccgtaccaccatagccgacggccggcctcgtggaagtttccgggaggcggcaccgtcctcctcatacccggcgagcgccctctcacgccgattgatgaagaaggcgtcccaagtatgctcggttatcgggatgccggcggggattcatccgccgctccgacgtgaggtcgaggtagtagtggttcgtgatggccgcccgccgCGCAGCACCTCGAGGgaccgggagggaccggca contains:
- the LOC124701626 gene encoding serine--tRNA ligase-like, which encodes MLDINLFRTDRGGDPELVRNSQRRRGKPVELVDEVIALDEAWRKTQFDLDKIRQELNKTSKEIGKLKAKKLDAAEFIQSTEEIKTRLAAKEAEVQEAKTTLDAKLVTIGNIVHDSVPVSDDEANNAIVRTWGEKRQEGNLKNHVDLCLMLDIVALEKGADVAGGRGYFLKGDGVLLNQALINFGLTFLRIRGFTPMQTPFFMRKEIMGKCAQLAQFDEELYKVTGDGEDKYLIATSEQPLCAYHLGDRIYPADLPIRYAGFSTCFRKEAGSHGRDTAGIFRVHQFEKIEQFCATTPNDNESWEMHEQMIKNSEDFYQEIGLPYQVVSIVSGALNDAAAKKYDLEAWFPASKTFRELVSCSNCTDYQARRLGIGYGQKKNDEQSKQFVHMLNSTLTATERTLCCILENYQKEDGVEVPKALQPFMCGIDFLPFKRPLDSKQAADSKTKSKPKANAA